In the Armatimonadota bacterium genome, one interval contains:
- a CDS encoding ABC transporter substrate-binding protein produces the protein MRRMLVGLVLVLAVTTLATGVTRGGSAGTLVVTSYGGPWEQFMRREIVPGFESETGAKVELSVGLSRDWVAKIRAAGRGTPPFDVIIANTTWVSAIRKEGFFETLTVDKVPNLKDVWPELRIKDDIGVITLVGPLGIAYRTDLVTKVPKSWKDLWDPAYKGRLGLYSVANSANPMFTMLVSRIYRGNDRDIDFAINKIKELWPFRQTDFSGDMEILLTRGEVHVGILDSPAASRLKNQGVPIEWVFPREGVFMFEQDTNILAGSTNKELAYRFINYFLSRPVQEKWSGQFWWTPANRTVRITGRLATEIPVHTQAQIRQIMKWDWDWVNAGAREEMINKWNRVILGR, from the coding sequence ATGAGACGGATGCTCGTCGGGCTCGTCCTGGTGCTGGCGGTGACGACGCTTGCCACGGGGGTGACCCGGGGCGGGAGCGCGGGGACCCTGGTCGTGACCAGCTACGGCGGCCCGTGGGAGCAGTTCATGCGCCGGGAGATCGTCCCCGGGTTCGAAAGCGAGACGGGGGCGAAGGTGGAGCTGTCGGTGGGGCTCTCGCGGGACTGGGTGGCGAAGATCCGCGCCGCGGGCCGTGGGACGCCGCCCTTCGACGTGATCATCGCCAACACCACGTGGGTCTCCGCGATCCGCAAGGAAGGCTTCTTCGAGACACTCACGGTGGACAAGGTGCCCAACCTCAAGGACGTCTGGCCCGAACTGCGGATCAAGGACGACATCGGCGTGATCACGCTCGTCGGCCCCCTGGGCATCGCCTACCGGACCGACCTGGTGACCAAGGTGCCCAAGTCCTGGAAGGATCTGTGGGATCCGGCCTACAAGGGCCGCCTGGGCCTCTACAGCGTGGCCAACTCCGCCAACCCGATGTTCACCATGCTCGTCTCCCGCATCTACCGGGGCAACGACCGGGACATCGACTTCGCCATCAACAAGATCAAGGAACTCTGGCCCTTCCGCCAGACCGACTTCTCCGGGGATATGGAAATTCTGCTCACCCGCGGCGAGGTCCATGTGGGCATCCTGGACTCCCCGGCGGCGTCGCGGCTGAAGAACCAGGGCGTCCCCATCGAGTGGGTGTTCCCGCGGGAGGGTGTCTTCATGTTCGAGCAGGACACCAACATCCTGGCCGGCTCGACGAACAAGGAGCTGGCCTACCGGTTCATCAACTACTTCCTCTCCCGTCCGGTCCAGGAGAAGTGGTCCGGGCAGTTCTGGTGGACGCCGGCCAACCGCACCGTGCGCATCACGGGCCGCCTGGCCACGGAGATCCCGGTGCACACCCAGGCCCAGATCCGGCAGATCATGAAGTGGGACTGGGACTGGGTCAACGCCGGGGCGCGGGAAGAGATGATCAACAAGTGGAACCGCGTGATCCTCGGCCGGTAG
- a CDS encoding IclR family transcriptional regulator, whose translation MLRGVERAATLLHRFTVDDPVLDLSGAARHLNVSRSTAYRVLRSLEAGGLLVYDRQQRSYHLSLAVARLGQVALAGIDLRAAARPYLRRLVEATGESAFLLVVEGRSAVVIDTLPSGAPLKLTYPVGTPWPLHAGASNKVLLAHLPPEEIDEILNGPLPRVTPRTTTDPRLLRMELQRIRRRGYAYSSGELSPGVVGIAVPIVCAGQLMGALAVAGPVSRLPVARVPEVVGRLKRAAEGIAQQLVGAGTPMRRGWGA comes from the coding sequence GTGCTCCGCGGGGTGGAGCGGGCGGCGACCCTGCTTCACCGGTTCACCGTGGACGATCCGGTGCTGGACCTCTCCGGCGCCGCCCGGCATCTGAACGTCTCCCGCAGCACCGCCTACCGCGTGCTGCGCTCGCTGGAAGCCGGCGGGCTGCTGGTGTACGACCGGCAGCAACGCTCGTACCACCTCAGCCTGGCCGTGGCCCGGCTCGGCCAAGTGGCCCTTGCCGGGATCGACCTGCGCGCGGCGGCCCGGCCCTATCTGCGGCGGCTGGTGGAGGCTACCGGCGAGTCCGCCTTCCTGCTGGTCGTGGAAGGCCGCTCCGCGGTCGTCATCGACACGCTGCCCAGCGGTGCGCCCCTCAAGCTGACCTATCCGGTGGGCACCCCCTGGCCGTTGCACGCCGGTGCTTCGAACAAGGTGCTGCTGGCCCACCTGCCGCCGGAGGAGATCGACGAGATCCTGAACGGGCCGCTCCCGCGGGTGACGCCGCGGACGACGACCGATCCCCGGCTGCTGCGGATGGAGCTGCAGCGCATCCGGCGGCGCGGCTATGCCTACTCCTCCGGCGAACTGTCGCCGGGCGTGGTGGGCATCGCGGTGCCGATTGTGTGCGCCGGACAGCTGATGGGCGCCCTGGCCGTGGCCGGACCGGTGTCCCGTCTGCCGGTGGCGAGGGTGCCGGAGGTGGTGGGGCGGCTGAAGCGGGCGGCCGAAGGGATCGCGCAGCAACTGGTGGGGGCAGGCACTCCGATGCGGAGGGGGTGGGGAGCATGA